In the genome of Natronomonas salina, the window TCCCGATCACGATCCTCGTCGAGGGGATCCTCATCTACACCGTCCTGAAGTACCGGAACAACGACGAGCCCACGCCGACCCAGGAGAACCGACGCCTGGAGATCACGTGGACCGTCGCGACGGCCATCGTCCTCCTCTTCGTCGGCTTCGCCTCCTACCAGGTGCTGGCCGTCGAGGTCGTCGGCGACCCCGTCCCCGGCGAGGACCGCATCGAGCCGACGGTCTCGGAGGACTTCGAGGGCGCGGTCGGCCCGAAGGAGACCGAGGATAACGCGGTCGAACTCGAGGTGCAGGCGTTCACCTACGGCTGGGAGACCACCTACGAGGGGACCAACGTGACGACGAACAACCAGATACGGATACCGACCGACCGGCCCGTGTACCTCCACATCACCTCCCGGGACTGGCTGCACATGCTCCACCAGCCCGACCTCGGGCTGAAGCAGCAGGCCCAGCCTGGCCAGTACAACACCATCAAGACGGTCGCCTACGAGGAGGGGAGCCACCAG includes:
- the coxB gene encoding cytochrome c oxidase subunit II — encoded protein: MRVTRLATAALGGFLLLALAADPVLAQSRNANLINDLNTTLLYAAVPITILVEGILIYTVLKYRNNDEPTPTQENRRLEITWTVATAIVLLFVGFASYQVLAVEVVGDPVPGEDRIEPTVSEDFEGAVGPKETEDNAVELEVQAFTYGWETTYEGTNVTTNNQIRIPTDRPVYLHITSRDWLHMLHQPDLGLKQQAQPGQYNTIKTVAYEEGSHQFYCTEYCGVGHSQMNGEFIVMSGDDYDQWLQEQQQAEQQEGEGGGSGGQQNGTNDQQNSTGGTQNQTGGTQNETAGGSGGQQNGTAGQQNATGAQQNETEA